The following coding sequences lie in one Chelonoidis abingdonii isolate Lonesome George chromosome 6, CheloAbing_2.0, whole genome shotgun sequence genomic window:
- the LOC116839469 gene encoding uncharacterized protein LOC116839469 — MEEREHLLQKELLWKAQAMLEMAKQSLYKREREVAELLQSESGHNETMKPQITVTTLLKTVVSKVHTIYCDVPEAQQCINQLIEKNDAERADRKEEFNNAQADILSYKVIYGNKSTDYKREQFSAKLSRNLVNTKSELEYAETEKIALDCIQKGEIPDWISKHCPYLTLTDSDQKMYADEKSHLPDEVMQILNRKSQDADETKEQKGMHHLWA; from the exons ATGGAGGAACGTGAACATTTGCTGCAAAAAGAACTTCTGTGGAAAGCACAGGCTATGCTGGAAATGGCAAAGCAGTCCTTATACAAACGAGAGAGAGAGGTAGCTGAACTTCTACAAAGTGAGAGTGGACACAATGAAACAATGAAACCTCAAATCACAGTTACAACATTACTAAAAACTGTTGTGAGCAAG GTCCACACTATATATTGTGATGTACCTGAGGCACAACAATGCATTAATCAGCTTATCGAGAAGAATGATGCTGAAAGGGCTGATCGGAAAGAAGAATTTAATAATGCGCAGGCTGACATCCTGTCCTATAAAGTTATTTATGGAAATAAATCTACGGATTACAAAAG GGAACAATTTTCAGCGAAGCTTTCCAGAAATCTTGTGAATACAAAGTCTGAATTAGAATATGCTGAAACAGAGAAGATTGCATTGGATTGCATCCAAAAGGGGGAAATCCCAGACTGGATTAGCAAACATTGTCCATATTTAACCTTGACAG ATTCTGACCAAAAAATGTATGCTGATGAGAAGAGCCACCTTCCAGATGAAGTTATGCAAATACTCAACAGAAAATCACAG